The following proteins come from a genomic window of Pyxidicoccus sp. MSG2:
- a CDS encoding phytoene desaturase family protein, whose translation MVRHVIVVGAGPGGLSAAINLAGQGLRVTVVEKDAVPGGRMKGLKLGANGEYALDTGPSILQLPGVLEQIFRRAGRRIDDYVKLVPLDVNTRVHFWDGTHLDTSRDMARMEAEVAKFGPDKAGALRRWMEEGREKYAIAYEKFICTNAGSLAYYAPWRLAPTLRFKPWQTLYRQLDSFFHDDRMTYALAYPSKYLGLHPTTCSSVFSVIPFLELAFGVWHVEGGFRELARGMMRCAQDLGATFRMGTAVEQVRVEAGRAVGVKLAGGEVLDADAVVVNADLAYAATKLLPAEAREGSRLTDAALEKAKYSCSTFMAYYGLDTVYADLPHHLIYLSEAARRTDRDALEDRHVDVDDPPFYVCNPTVTDASGAPKGHSTLYVLVPTPNTARDVDWAATEAKLRERIPAMLEKVGLKGVRQHIREERYFTAETWRDDFNVFRGAVFNLSHTWLQLGPLRPKVKNRDVEGLYWVGGGTHPGSGLLTIMESANIAADYLTREAGKGPLPGWPYVPPLDGADAEPRARAG comes from the coding sequence ATGGTGCGTCACGTCATCGTCGTGGGAGCAGGGCCCGGGGGCCTGTCGGCCGCCATCAATCTGGCCGGGCAGGGGCTGCGCGTCACCGTGGTGGAGAAGGACGCGGTGCCCGGGGGGCGGATGAAGGGGCTGAAGCTCGGCGCGAATGGCGAGTACGCGCTCGACACCGGGCCCTCCATCCTCCAGTTGCCGGGCGTGCTGGAGCAGATCTTCCGGCGGGCGGGCCGGCGCATCGACGACTACGTGAAGCTGGTGCCGCTGGACGTCAACACGCGGGTGCACTTCTGGGACGGCACGCACCTGGACACGTCGCGGGACATGGCGCGCATGGAGGCGGAGGTGGCGAAGTTCGGCCCGGACAAGGCCGGGGCGCTGCGCCGGTGGATGGAGGAGGGGCGTGAGAAGTACGCCATCGCCTACGAGAAGTTCATCTGCACGAATGCGGGCAGCCTCGCGTACTACGCGCCGTGGCGGCTGGCGCCCACGCTGCGCTTCAAGCCGTGGCAGACGTTGTACCGGCAGCTCGACTCGTTCTTCCACGATGACCGGATGACGTACGCGCTGGCGTACCCGTCGAAGTACCTGGGGCTGCACCCGACGACGTGCTCGTCGGTGTTCAGCGTGATTCCGTTCCTGGAGCTGGCCTTCGGCGTGTGGCACGTGGAGGGCGGCTTCCGCGAGCTGGCGCGGGGGATGATGCGCTGTGCGCAGGACCTGGGCGCAACGTTCCGCATGGGCACGGCGGTGGAGCAGGTGCGCGTGGAGGCGGGGCGGGCGGTGGGTGTGAAGCTCGCGGGCGGCGAGGTGCTGGACGCGGACGCGGTGGTGGTGAACGCGGACCTGGCGTACGCGGCGACGAAGCTGCTGCCGGCCGAGGCGCGCGAGGGCTCGCGGCTGACGGATGCGGCGCTGGAGAAGGCGAAGTATTCGTGCAGCACCTTCATGGCGTACTACGGGCTGGACACGGTGTACGCGGACCTGCCGCACCACCTCATCTACCTGTCGGAGGCCGCGCGGCGCACGGACCGGGACGCGCTGGAGGACAGGCACGTGGACGTGGACGACCCGCCGTTCTACGTGTGCAACCCGACGGTGACGGACGCGTCCGGCGCGCCGAAGGGCCACTCCACGCTGTACGTGCTGGTGCCCACGCCGAACACGGCGCGGGACGTGGACTGGGCGGCGACGGAGGCGAAGCTGCGCGAGCGAATCCCCGCGATGCTGGAGAAGGTGGGCCTGAAGGGCGTGCGGCAGCACATCCGCGAGGAGCGCTACTTCACGGCGGAGACGTGGCGGGACGACTTCAACGTGTTCCGCGGCGCGGTGTTCAACCTGTCGCACACGTGGCTGCAATTGGGCCCGCTGCGGCCGAAGGTGAAGAACCGCGATGTGGAGGGGCTCTACTGGGTGGGCGGAGGCACGCACCCGGGCAGTGGGCTGCTGACCATCATGGAGAGCGCCAACATCGCGGCGGACTACCTCACGCGCGAGGCCGGCAAGGGCCCGTTGCCGGGCTGGCCGTACGTGCCGCCGCTGGACGGAGCGGACGCGGAGCCCCGGGCCCGCGCGGGCTGA
- a CDS encoding SDR family oxidoreductase, which yields MKKTVLITGTSTGFGRSAALLFAREGWNVIATMRSPDAGDALARLDDVLVTRLDVQDRASIEQALAAGLARFGRIDALVNNAGFGLFGVFESLSREKLQEQFDVNVFGVMDVTRAVLPHFRKQQSGLVINISSGAGVFTLPMSSAYCASKFALEGFSEALSYELASQNIVVKIVEPGGVLSTDFGKRSGAEAAGAAPPADYAKFLAGAETVFAGLRAGRLATSEEVAEVIFRAATDGTDQLRYVATKDIEPLVQARRETSEPEYIAFMRSRFMPGLARG from the coding sequence ATGAAGAAGACCGTCCTCATCACCGGCACCTCGACCGGCTTCGGCAGGTCCGCCGCCCTCCTGTTCGCCCGCGAAGGGTGGAATGTCATCGCGACGATGCGCTCGCCCGACGCGGGGGACGCGCTGGCCCGCCTGGACGACGTGCTCGTCACCCGGCTCGACGTGCAGGACCGCGCCAGTATCGAGCAGGCCCTCGCGGCGGGCCTCGCCCGCTTCGGAAGAATCGACGCGCTGGTCAACAACGCCGGCTTCGGCCTCTTCGGCGTCTTCGAGAGCCTCTCCCGCGAGAAGCTGCAGGAGCAGTTCGACGTCAACGTCTTCGGCGTCATGGACGTCACCCGGGCCGTGCTGCCGCACTTCCGGAAGCAGCAGAGCGGGCTGGTCATCAACATCAGCTCGGGGGCCGGCGTCTTCACGCTGCCCATGAGCTCGGCGTACTGCGCGAGCAAGTTCGCCCTGGAGGGGTTCTCCGAGGCGCTCTCCTACGAGCTGGCCTCGCAGAACATCGTCGTGAAGATTGTCGAGCCCGGCGGGGTGCTCAGCACCGACTTCGGGAAGCGGAGTGGCGCGGAGGCGGCCGGCGCTGCCCCGCCCGCGGACTATGCGAAGTTCCTCGCGGGCGCGGAGACTGTCTTCGCGGGGCTCCGAGCGGGCCGGCTGGCGACGTCGGAGGAGGTCGCGGAGGTCATCTTCCGCGCAGCCACGGATGGCACGGACCAGCTGCGCTACGTGGCCACGAAGGACATCGAGCCCCTGGTCCAGGCGCGCCGGGAGACGTCCGAGCCGGAGTACATCGCGTTCATGCGGTCGCGGTTCATGCCTGGGCTTGCGCGGGGGTGA
- a CDS encoding universal stress protein → MRTQELSQRALPLLAAGHFRGQRGVSRLIVGTDFSLRSEFALARALRLPLGQGGVFAVMHAGPPLDGHDGPAGAVSGERCLRKAVSSVCRRLRHRVDVEVQEVLRLGDPVEAASGVSRELGAELVVLGRPLVTYPVRELAEDSMVRRMVRGLGASVLVVVPHPVRPYARPLVAVDFSRESRRALELTLRLCPSPTPVDVLHVVDTREEEAALRASGAPAERWLLLRQEAEHGARVALGRFLAPYRETGRELAVRVRSGEPGEGILGEAAERGSDVLAVAMSGAQARTPLTERVLARAGCDVLVARHTTSAS, encoded by the coding sequence ATGAGGACCCAGGAGCTTTCACAGCGAGCCCTGCCCCTGCTGGCGGCGGGCCACTTTCGCGGCCAGCGCGGGGTGTCGCGGCTCATCGTCGGAACGGACTTCTCCCTGCGCTCCGAGTTCGCGCTCGCGCGAGCGCTGCGTCTGCCTTTGGGGCAGGGCGGCGTCTTCGCGGTGATGCACGCGGGGCCGCCATTGGATGGCCATGACGGGCCCGCGGGCGCGGTGTCGGGGGAGCGCTGCCTGCGCAAGGCGGTGTCCTCCGTGTGCCGGCGGCTGCGGCACCGGGTGGACGTGGAGGTGCAGGAGGTGCTGCGCCTGGGCGACCCGGTGGAGGCGGCGTCCGGCGTGTCGCGCGAGCTGGGGGCGGAGCTGGTGGTGCTGGGCCGGCCGCTGGTGACGTACCCGGTGCGGGAGCTGGCGGAGGACTCGATGGTGCGCCGCATGGTGCGGGGCCTGGGCGCGTCGGTCTTGGTCGTGGTGCCGCACCCGGTGAGACCGTACGCGCGGCCGCTGGTGGCGGTGGACTTCTCGCGCGAGTCGCGGCGGGCGCTGGAGCTGACGCTGCGGCTGTGCCCGTCGCCCACGCCGGTGGACGTGCTGCACGTGGTGGACACGCGCGAGGAGGAAGCGGCGCTGCGAGCCTCGGGCGCGCCCGCGGAGCGGTGGCTGCTGCTCCGGCAGGAAGCGGAGCACGGGGCGCGGGTGGCGCTCGGGCGGTTCCTCGCTCCCTACCGGGAGACGGGGCGCGAGCTGGCGGTGCGGGTGCGCAGCGGCGAGCCGGGGGAGGGCATCCTCGGAGAGGCGGCGGAGCGCGGCTCGGACGTGTTGGCGGTGGCCATGTCGGGCGCCCAGGCGCGCACGCCGCTGACGGAGCGGGTGCTGGCGCGGGCGGGCTGCGACGTATTGGTGGCGAGGCACACGACGTCCGCCTCTTGA
- a CDS encoding methyl-accepting chemotaxis protein, producing the protein MSTTSLPTPGALLRRLYLLRSVITTVAFTPALYVDMQLLALEGEHELRIFLGVITPLVLGLCAVAQPLVVTPWLLRRALRSEGTLRVQRLIRIPATLAFGEAMVSWTVGGILFNGGVAVLLDRPASVVFVGVAVAVSAGLFSCPLMFMAFERVMMPTVLDAYRQAPTARPAGDGFAPRQLWLLPATVVSALLVTCLTSIVTLNLRLERGMGALASDMKARGDLVAAERVKATVRPLQEDLVLPLVMLGGYAALGSILTAAWAARRLAKGASAVGASLEALVDGRAAPPQWVSSDELGDLAANTWQLYQRLQELPRSLRSSAGDLAVAGHRLSQASTQQNQTLSRQAAALHQARATAQEIQQASHVTASRATSILRVAERAAAVGKLGEESLAGTEKGLTSIREIASGLHEQMLDLEQRAREVGRVSEMVKALADQSHMLAINAAIEATRAGEHGKGFGVVARQMRDLADQSIQATNQVRGMLETMATATHQATAMSDRGAAGVETALGPLRTSGERLRELASLSQESATAVRQITEAVSQQHQGVDQLFAAVRELDELTTDTLRHLDAAQQAATAVTQATGQVSQLAERYV; encoded by the coding sequence ATGTCGACCACCTCGCTCCCGACCCCTGGCGCGCTGCTGCGGCGGCTGTATCTGCTCCGGTCCGTCATCACCACGGTGGCCTTCACCCCGGCCCTCTACGTGGACATGCAGCTGCTCGCGCTGGAGGGAGAGCACGAGCTGCGCATCTTCCTCGGCGTCATCACCCCGCTGGTGCTGGGGTTGTGCGCGGTGGCGCAACCGCTGGTGGTGACGCCCTGGCTGCTGCGGCGTGCCCTGCGCTCGGAAGGCACGCTCCGGGTGCAGCGGTTGATCCGCATCCCCGCGACGCTGGCCTTCGGCGAGGCGATGGTGTCGTGGACGGTGGGCGGCATCCTCTTCAACGGCGGGGTGGCGGTGCTGTTGGACAGGCCGGCCTCGGTGGTCTTCGTGGGCGTGGCGGTGGCGGTCAGCGCGGGCCTCTTCAGCTGCCCGCTGATGTTCATGGCCTTCGAGCGGGTGATGATGCCCACGGTGCTGGACGCCTACCGGCAGGCGCCCACCGCGAGGCCCGCGGGTGACGGCTTCGCGCCGCGCCAGCTCTGGCTGCTGCCGGCCACCGTCGTCTCCGCGCTGCTCGTCACCTGCCTCACCAGCATCGTCACGCTGAACCTGCGGCTGGAGCGCGGGATGGGCGCGCTCGCGTCCGACATGAAGGCCCGCGGTGACCTGGTCGCGGCGGAGCGTGTGAAGGCCACCGTCCGCCCGCTCCAGGAGGACCTGGTGCTGCCGCTGGTGATGCTCGGCGGCTACGCGGCGCTGGGCTCCATCCTCACCGCCGCCTGGGCGGCCCGCCGGCTGGCGAAGGGCGCGAGCGCGGTGGGCGCGTCACTGGAGGCGCTGGTGGACGGGCGCGCCGCGCCGCCGCAGTGGGTGTCCTCGGACGAGCTGGGGGACCTCGCGGCCAACACGTGGCAGCTCTACCAGCGGCTGCAAGAGTTGCCTCGGTCGCTGCGCTCCTCCGCCGGGGACCTGGCGGTGGCGGGACACCGGCTGTCGCAGGCCAGCACCCAGCAGAACCAGACGCTGTCGCGGCAGGCCGCGGCGCTGCACCAGGCGCGCGCCACCGCGCAGGAAATCCAGCAGGCCTCCCACGTCACGGCGTCGCGCGCCACCAGCATCCTCCGCGTGGCCGAGCGCGCCGCCGCCGTGGGCAAGCTGGGTGAGGAGTCGCTGGCCGGCACCGAGAAGGGGCTCACCTCCATCCGCGAAATCGCCTCCGGCCTGCACGAGCAGATGCTCGATTTGGAGCAGCGCGCCCGCGAGGTGGGCCGCGTGTCCGAGATGGTGAAGGCGCTGGCGGACCAGTCGCACATGCTCGCCATCAACGCGGCGATTGAAGCCACGCGCGCGGGCGAGCACGGCAAGGGCTTTGGCGTGGTGGCGCGGCAGATGCGCGACCTGGCGGACCAGTCGATTCAGGCCACCAACCAGGTGCGCGGCATGCTGGAGACCATGGCCACCGCCACGCACCAGGCCACGGCGATGTCGGACCGGGGCGCGGCGGGCGTGGAGACGGCGCTGGGCCCGCTGCGCACCAGCGGCGAGCGGCTGCGCGAGCTGGCGTCGCTGTCCCAGGAGTCCGCGACGGCGGTGCGCCAGATTACGGAGGCGGTGTCGCAGCAGCATCAGGGCGTGGACCAGCTCTTCGCCGCCGTGCGTGAATTGGACGAGCTGACGACGGACACGCTGCGCCACCTGGATGCCGCCCAGCAGGCCGCCACCGCCGTCACCCAGGCCACCGGGCAGGTGTCGCAACTGGCGGAGCGGTACGTCTGA
- a CDS encoding LysR family transcriptional regulator, with amino-acid sequence MRRAGLLELNAVVAVAQHRSFRAAAAELGLSPSALSHAIATLEQRMGVRLFNRTTRSVALSEAGERFLSRVRPALREISDAMEVINEFKDRPTGTLRLNTSEGAARLVVMPLVMEFLRRYPEMQVELVTEDRLIDIVAEGFDAGARLAEAVPQDMVSIPCSPKVSFAVVGAPRYFKGRTPPATPGDLLAHNCIRHRKRSGGYFRWEFEKRGKEVVVDVKGSLALDNDTLMLQAALKGAGLAYVSDWAAASDVAAGRLVRVLEDWTPPYPGLCLYYPGHRHVPAGLKAFIGVIREARSRRAEAD; translated from the coding sequence ATGCGCAGAGCCGGTCTCCTCGAACTGAATGCCGTGGTCGCGGTGGCGCAGCACCGGAGCTTCCGTGCGGCGGCGGCCGAGCTGGGCCTCTCTCCGTCGGCGCTGAGCCACGCCATCGCCACGTTGGAGCAGCGGATGGGCGTGCGGCTCTTCAACCGCACGACGCGGAGCGTGGCCCTGTCGGAAGCGGGCGAGCGGTTCCTCTCCCGCGTCCGGCCAGCGCTCCGCGAGATTTCCGACGCCATGGAGGTCATCAACGAGTTCAAGGACCGGCCCACCGGCACGCTCCGCCTCAACACGTCGGAGGGCGCGGCGCGCCTCGTGGTGATGCCGCTGGTGATGGAGTTCCTCCGGCGCTACCCGGAGATGCAGGTCGAGCTCGTCACCGAGGACCGGCTCATCGACATCGTCGCCGAGGGCTTCGACGCCGGGGCGAGGCTCGCGGAGGCCGTGCCCCAGGACATGGTCTCCATCCCGTGTAGCCCGAAAGTCAGCTTCGCCGTCGTCGGCGCTCCGCGCTACTTCAAGGGCCGCACGCCGCCGGCCACGCCGGGAGACCTCCTCGCCCACAACTGCATCCGCCATCGGAAGCGCAGCGGTGGCTACTTCCGGTGGGAGTTCGAGAAGCGCGGCAAGGAGGTCGTCGTCGACGTCAAAGGCTCGCTGGCGCTGGACAACGACACCCTCATGCTCCAGGCCGCGCTGAAGGGCGCGGGGCTGGCGTATGTGAGTGATTGGGCCGCGGCCTCGGATGTCGCGGCGGGGCGGCTGGTCCGCGTGCTGGAGGACTGGACGCCGCCCTATCCCGGCCTCTGTCTCTACTACCCCGGCCACCGCCATGTGCCGGCGGGCCTGAAGGCGTTCATCGGAGTCATCCGCGAGGCCCGCTCCCGGCGCGCGGAAGCGGACTGA
- a CDS encoding CHASE domain-containing protein, whose amino-acid sequence MPALLSSHLRRHASAYCALLVGLAVTGVAALYVQRGIDERRDRRFDESVREGTLGFQQRIDMYQAMLLGTRGLFSSSQKVERDEFHAYVESLELNRRYPGVQGIGFSQWLKPGRLKAHEAEVRAEGFPDYHLWPEGERAEYTAIVFMEPLDAHNRRAIGFDMFSEPTRQEAMRRALETALPAASGTVRLEQEDEADTWPPQAGFLIYVPVYNGTPPTPPEDRRASLRGFVFAPFRMGDLMEGLRFPGFQDTVDLAVHDGADASPETLFFTSRRNGLWEEGPRLGLRREVAIAVAGRRWTLVFTARESFIERNSQMQLSTVVLSGLLVTLLLFLMTRAQVNARAAAEAASTEQQRLASEARTAVRVRDEFLGVAAHELRTPLTSLKLQLQLLYRQLRQPGPLDVERVARGVESCERQTTRLSQLVDSLLDVSRLMHGRMELRLEPLELGDVVRELVRRFETDAQSVGVLLTVDAPEPVRGRWDRLRLEQVLTNLVSNALKYGQGTPVDVRVRGDGSAAFLEVRDRGIGIAREDAERIFDRFERAVSSRHYGGLGLGLFITRQLVEALGGSIAVESLPGQGSTFTVRLPVTGPGEEAEGPAPASEPPRAPLH is encoded by the coding sequence GTGCCTGCCCTCCTGTCTTCCCACCTGCGCCGTCACGCCTCCGCGTACTGCGCGCTGCTGGTCGGCCTGGCCGTGACAGGGGTGGCTGCGCTGTATGTGCAACGCGGCATCGACGAGCGACGCGACCGGCGCTTCGACGAGTCCGTCCGCGAGGGCACGCTGGGCTTCCAGCAGCGCATCGACATGTACCAGGCCATGCTGCTCGGCACGCGCGGGCTGTTCAGCAGCAGCCAGAAGGTGGAGCGCGACGAGTTCCACGCGTATGTGGAGAGCCTGGAGCTGAACCGGCGCTACCCCGGCGTCCAGGGCATCGGCTTCTCGCAGTGGCTGAAGCCCGGGAGGCTGAAGGCGCACGAGGCCGAGGTGCGCGCGGAGGGCTTCCCGGATTACCACCTGTGGCCGGAGGGCGAGCGCGCGGAGTACACCGCCATCGTCTTCATGGAGCCGCTCGATGCGCACAACCGGCGCGCCATCGGCTTCGACATGTTCTCCGAACCCACCCGCCAGGAAGCCATGCGGCGTGCGCTGGAGACAGCGCTGCCAGCCGCCAGCGGGACGGTCCGGCTGGAACAGGAGGACGAGGCGGACACCTGGCCCCCCCAGGCGGGCTTCCTCATCTACGTGCCCGTCTACAACGGCACGCCGCCCACCCCGCCCGAAGACCGCCGGGCCTCCCTGCGGGGCTTCGTCTTCGCGCCGTTCCGCATGGGGGACCTGATGGAGGGCCTGCGCTTCCCGGGCTTCCAGGACACCGTGGACCTGGCGGTTCATGACGGCGCGGATGCAAGCCCGGAGACCCTGTTCTTCACGTCGCGCCGCAATGGCTTGTGGGAGGAGGGGCCGCGGCTGGGCCTGCGCCGCGAGGTGGCGATTGCCGTGGCCGGCCGGCGGTGGACGCTGGTGTTCACCGCGCGCGAGTCCTTCATCGAGAGGAACAGCCAGATGCAACTGAGCACGGTGGTGCTCAGCGGCCTGCTGGTGACGCTGCTCCTGTTCCTGATGACGCGCGCGCAGGTCAACGCCCGGGCCGCGGCCGAGGCCGCCAGCACGGAGCAGCAGCGGCTGGCGAGCGAGGCGCGGACGGCGGTGCGCGTGCGCGACGAGTTCCTCGGCGTCGCCGCGCACGAGCTGCGCACGCCGCTCACGTCCCTCAAGCTCCAGCTCCAGCTGCTGTACCGGCAGCTGCGCCAGCCCGGGCCGCTGGACGTGGAGCGGGTGGCGCGCGGGGTGGAGTCCTGCGAGCGGCAGACGACGCGGCTGTCGCAGCTGGTGGACAGCCTGCTGGACGTGTCGCGGTTGATGCACGGACGGATGGAGCTGCGGCTGGAGCCACTGGAGCTGGGCGACGTGGTGCGCGAGCTGGTGCGGCGCTTCGAGACGGACGCGCAGTCGGTGGGCGTGCTGCTGACGGTGGACGCGCCCGAGCCCGTGCGCGGCCGGTGGGACCGGCTGCGGCTGGAGCAGGTGCTGACGAACCTGGTCTCCAACGCGCTCAAGTACGGACAGGGCACGCCGGTGGACGTGCGCGTGCGCGGTGACGGGAGCGCGGCCTTCCTGGAGGTGCGGGACCGGGGGATTGGGATTGCGCGGGAGGACGCGGAGCGCATCTTCGACCGCTTCGAGCGGGCGGTGTCGAGCCGGCACTACGGCGGACTGGGGCTGGGGCTGTTCATCACCCGCCAGCTCGTGGAGGCGCTCGGTGGGAGCATCGCCGTGGAGAGCCTCCCGGGGCAGGGGTCCACGTTCACCGTGCGCCTGCCCGTGACGGGGCCAGGGGAGGAGGCGGAGGGCCCGGCTCCCGCTTCCGAGCCGCCCCGGGCTCCGCTGCACTGA
- a CDS encoding CsbD family protein produces MGEWTDKAKGRVKETVGVATGDRELEAEGKKDTAKGQIKEKVEDAKRVIKDALDPDKPRRDEP; encoded by the coding sequence ATGGGTGAGTGGACCGACAAGGCCAAGGGACGCGTCAAGGAAACCGTGGGCGTCGCGACTGGCGACCGTGAGCTGGAGGCCGAGGGCAAGAAGGACACGGCCAAGGGCCAGATCAAGGAGAAGGTCGAGGACGCGAAGCGCGTCATCAAGGATGCGCTGGACCCCGACAAGCCGCGCAGGGACGAGCCGTAG
- a CDS encoding head protein encodes MSKDWEFPFRVLNLLGRLREESTSEEEEYLGAAMDALYFILRTGQSHDFEAYRESNKDGAPPLVIAAFDTKESAEAWLKNHPNPPTGADVLVAGEYHYANCSDDLKRRHLLRTKTLEHYLRAAIDDGLPPPAATFDTLEQARAWVDSQPEPPRQVVITIAGEPHLVAYHYKVGLRAIYPLSRAAPPGSINYE; translated from the coding sequence ATGAGCAAGGACTGGGAGTTTCCTTTTCGCGTCCTGAACCTCCTGGGACGGCTCCGAGAGGAGTCCACGTCCGAGGAAGAGGAGTACCTCGGTGCGGCCATGGACGCGCTCTACTTCATCTTGCGGACTGGTCAGTCTCACGACTTCGAGGCCTATCGCGAGAGCAACAAGGACGGCGCGCCGCCACTCGTCATCGCGGCCTTCGACACGAAGGAGAGCGCCGAAGCCTGGCTGAAGAACCACCCCAACCCTCCAACCGGGGCCGACGTCCTGGTCGCGGGCGAATACCACTACGCCAATTGCTCAGACGACCTCAAGCGTCGCCATCTGCTCCGCACCAAGACGCTCGAACACTACCTGCGAGCGGCGATTGACGACGGGCTCCCCCCACCAGCGGCCACGTTCGACACCCTGGAGCAGGCCAGGGCCTGGGTCGACAGTCAGCCAGAACCGCCACGCCAGGTCGTCATCACGATTGCGGGCGAGCCCCACCTCGTCGCGTACCACTACAAGGTCGGCCTCCGCGCCATCTACCCGCTCTCGCGGGCCGCGCCGCCAGGGTCCATCAACTACGAGTAG
- a CDS encoding chemotaxis protein CheW has translation MEPAPREVLLFTLDGQRYGLPAEDVRELVRAARLTPLPRAPAVVEGLLNLRGDLLPVLDLRRRFRHPPRALSPLDHFIVARAGTRHVVLRVDRAEGLRVLAPGEWDATPRELPGVGYVAGAAKLADGLVLVHDLRSFLSEAEGLELDAALASPPETP, from the coding sequence ATGGAGCCCGCACCGCGCGAGGTGCTGCTGTTCACCCTGGACGGCCAGCGCTACGGCCTGCCCGCAGAAGATGTCAGGGAGCTGGTGCGTGCCGCGCGCCTGACGCCCCTGCCACGCGCGCCCGCGGTGGTGGAGGGCCTCCTCAACCTGCGCGGCGACCTGCTCCCCGTCCTCGACCTCCGCCGCCGCTTCCGCCACCCGCCCCGCGCGCTGTCCCCCCTGGACCACTTCATCGTCGCCCGCGCCGGGACGCGCCACGTCGTGCTGCGCGTGGACCGCGCCGAGGGCCTGCGCGTGCTCGCCCCCGGTGAGTGGGACGCCACGCCCCGCGAGCTGCCCGGCGTGGGCTACGTGGCCGGCGCCGCGAAGCTGGCGGACGGGCTCGTGCTCGTCCATGACCTGCGCTCCTTCCTCTCCGAGGCGGAAGGCCTGGAGCTGGACGCCGCGCTGGCCTCGCCGCCGGAGACTCCGTGA